A genomic segment from Neobacillus sp. YX16 encodes:
- a CDS encoding DUF5305 family protein, producing the protein MKRANESKLKRLFLSTKVAILIGCLLIVSLYVAVTSFLQPSNQSQTTIENTLQQKTAFSYLVNVQPSELYPQGGLIEPDSIIFEKVTKEILTTIQTSITSEQDIKVEGSFHPILTIEAGEFWEKEIPLSQKQPFQFEGKEYNLIDHTFSININEIKELIKRVEDEIIVSPNNYLLKVNPNITGTILYEGREVPLNGGEELVFDYGYNKIQLASEKEYKTETPFKSQNTIENPYNLLGFPVPAFHAKVISIIVSICLIMFLLFLLERLKERKLAGTSEAQKIDKKYASRLVTVSKKFDLINKSILILESFTALTQVADEKELPIFRYEDKSKEKIVYFIIDLDYIFSFEANNVVDTSSNTQIGSDVSYG; encoded by the coding sequence ATGAAGAGGGCAAATGAGTCCAAGTTGAAGCGGTTGTTTTTATCGACGAAGGTTGCTATTTTAATAGGTTGTTTATTAATTGTTTCCTTATATGTTGCGGTTACGTCTTTCCTGCAGCCATCAAATCAAAGTCAAACAACAATTGAAAATACTCTCCAACAGAAAACAGCATTCTCCTATCTTGTTAACGTACAACCTAGTGAATTGTATCCGCAAGGAGGGCTCATTGAACCGGATTCTATTATTTTTGAGAAGGTTACGAAAGAGATTCTAACGACCATCCAAACATCGATTACATCAGAGCAAGACATCAAAGTAGAAGGAAGTTTTCACCCTATCCTCACGATTGAAGCAGGAGAGTTCTGGGAGAAGGAGATTCCTTTAAGCCAAAAGCAACCCTTCCAATTTGAAGGGAAAGAGTATAACTTAATAGATCATACTTTTTCTATCAATATTAATGAAATCAAGGAACTTATCAAACGAGTCGAAGATGAGATAATCGTTAGCCCGAATAACTATTTATTAAAAGTGAATCCAAATATAACCGGAACAATCTTGTATGAAGGGAGAGAGGTTCCTCTTAATGGGGGGGAAGAACTCGTTTTTGATTATGGTTATAACAAAATTCAATTGGCGAGTGAAAAGGAATATAAAACTGAAACCCCGTTCAAAAGTCAAAATACAATAGAGAATCCTTACAACTTACTAGGCTTTCCTGTGCCTGCTTTTCATGCAAAAGTGATTTCGATTATTGTTTCCATTTGTCTTATCATGTTCCTTCTTTTTCTATTAGAGCGTCTTAAAGAACGGAAATTGGCAGGGACTTCAGAAGCGCAAAAAATTGATAAAAAATATGCTTCCCGTTTGGTTACCGTTTCAAAGAAGTTCGATCTTATAAACAAATCAATTCTCATACTAGAATCATTTACTGCCTTGACTCAAGTGGCGGATGAAAAGGAACTTCCAATCTTTCGTTATGAAGATAAAAGTAAAGAGAAAATTGTCTATTTTATTATTGACCTCGATTACATCTTTAGCTTTGAAGCGAACAATGTGGTAGATACGAGTAGTAACACGCAAATTGGAAGTGACGTCTCCTATGGATAA
- a CDS encoding signal peptidase I — MKAISKILNLLLASVILCTLIAAVGSAITKKPVLLTVIRSNSMYPVWERGDMVIIDNLNQDEEIHEGDIVFFKAEEGSLATKGWIAHRVIGGNAEEGFITKGDANKYSDQESDNTGSIERKWIAGRAIEMGENPIVLNKIGYLSLWMEKYQSNPLLLPGFALILGIIIAISELMPGQKRKKNNKSNGMELHLIYFIGGLSISIIVGGTMITSGHTLNQVYEVSEQSQGVLMGSDVGILKVGDSVTRPLSEIKNESIFPLIGVITSNDKQIELSHKKVTLSKGQQINSTYTVNAENPGKYKATIKVGLFYPLLPASIIYFLAQKSYWLALTFVSIVPGLPLMIYPFIDGKMRRKTFKVIRKKKRKLQSIFQG; from the coding sequence ATGAAAGCGATATCTAAAATTCTCAATTTACTACTAGCTTCTGTTATTTTATGTACATTAATTGCCGCCGTTGGTTCAGCTATTACCAAGAAACCTGTCCTTCTTACAGTCATTCGTTCAAATAGTATGTACCCAGTTTGGGAACGCGGCGACATGGTGATTATTGATAATCTTAACCAAGATGAGGAGATCCATGAAGGAGATATTGTATTTTTTAAAGCCGAAGAAGGAAGTCTCGCTACAAAAGGTTGGATTGCTCATCGAGTAATAGGTGGAAATGCAGAGGAAGGCTTCATTACCAAGGGCGATGCAAATAAATATTCAGATCAGGAATCAGATAATACAGGCTCAATCGAGCGAAAATGGATTGCCGGAAGAGCAATTGAAATGGGCGAGAATCCAATTGTTTTAAATAAAATAGGTTACTTATCCTTATGGATGGAAAAATATCAAAGTAATCCTTTACTTTTACCTGGCTTTGCATTAATTCTTGGCATTATTATTGCTATTAGTGAATTAATGCCTGGACAAAAACGCAAGAAGAATAATAAAAGTAATGGAATGGAGCTGCATCTCATCTATTTTATCGGAGGATTATCGATTTCTATTATTGTTGGTGGTACAATGATCACTTCTGGTCATACATTAAATCAAGTTTATGAAGTATCTGAACAAAGCCAAGGAGTATTAATGGGCAGTGATGTTGGTATACTCAAGGTGGGCGACTCCGTTACTCGACCATTATCAGAGATAAAGAATGAAAGCATCTTTCCATTAATAGGAGTTATTACTTCTAATGACAAGCAAATTGAATTGAGTCATAAAAAAGTCACTCTTTCAAAAGGACAGCAAATCAATAGTACATACACAGTAAATGCAGAAAATCCGGGCAAGTACAAGGCAACCATTAAGGTGGGATTATTTTATCCACTTTTACCTGCTTCAATTATCTATTTCCTTGCTCAGAAAAGCTATTGGCTTGCGTTAACTTTTGTATCCATTGTCCCAGGTTTGCCTCTAATGATTTATCCATTTATAGATGGAAAAATGAGAAGGAAAACATTCAAAGTAATTAGAAAGAAAAAAAGGAAATTACAAAGTATCTTTCAAGGCTGA